In Paenibacillus guangzhouensis, a single window of DNA contains:
- a CDS encoding stalk domain-containing protein → MFKRKSIRHAILLSLSLSMLFVGLPTTQIHAASAETRILLDGYDLPFSAAPTVIQGSTMVPFRSIAEALNISVEWNPKAQTITAKSRGVGEATTVILTLNKKQAVVNGEAVNIPIAPIQMKGSVLVPLSFFSKQFGAGVAWDAGTRQVLITSPQQAIYRLGFYAISSFAERSYVNEFDGVAFGWARIQEDGTVTTSGKDFYWPKASGDVSPESIVTDAASGGVKPSLMVFAGDRGGELTKMIEDDQLREKAITDIVALARDKGFGGITLDFEGLGLTGDREQAKQSYTKFVKQLAEQTGPAGLQLSLALHPLNSSYQGYDYKALGKVADELIIMAYAYEGEKGPEPLKRVDDAIKLAMQETSKDKLLLGISMGSENEQSISSKIGLAKRYDLKGIAIWRIGLIGDSSLAKMNESTMRASGQ, encoded by the coding sequence ATGTTCAAGCGCAAGTCTATTCGTCATGCCATTCTATTATCTCTAAGTCTATCAATGTTATTCGTAGGTTTACCTACGACGCAGATTCATGCGGCTTCCGCGGAGACACGTATTCTATTGGATGGCTATGATCTGCCATTCTCCGCTGCACCTACCGTGATTCAGGGTAGTACGATGGTGCCGTTTCGAAGCATCGCAGAAGCGCTGAATATTTCCGTCGAATGGAATCCGAAGGCGCAGACGATTACGGCGAAGAGCCGAGGCGTGGGGGAAGCGACAACGGTCATTCTAACCTTGAATAAGAAACAAGCCGTCGTCAATGGGGAAGCCGTAAATATTCCTATCGCGCCTATTCAGATGAAAGGTTCGGTTCTGGTACCGCTTAGCTTCTTCAGCAAACAATTTGGAGCAGGGGTCGCTTGGGATGCAGGGACTAGACAGGTCTTAATTACTTCTCCGCAGCAAGCGATATATCGATTGGGATTCTACGCGATCTCATCTTTTGCAGAACGTTCTTATGTGAATGAGTTTGATGGGGTTGCCTTCGGTTGGGCACGCATTCAAGAAGATGGTACGGTGACGACGTCCGGTAAAGATTTCTATTGGCCCAAAGCTTCCGGAGATGTCAGTCCTGAATCGATTGTTACAGATGCAGCATCAGGAGGCGTGAAGCCTAGTCTGATGGTGTTCGCAGGGGATCGCGGCGGAGAACTTACGAAGATGATTGAAGATGATCAGCTTCGCGAGAAGGCCATTACGGACATCGTAGCGCTAGCCCGGGACAAAGGGTTTGGTGGGATTACACTGGATTTTGAAGGGTTAGGATTGACAGGTGATCGCGAGCAAGCAAAGCAGAGCTATACCAAATTTGTGAAGCAACTTGCAGAGCAGACAGGACCTGCAGGACTTCAGTTAAGTTTGGCGCTGCATCCTCTGAACAGCTCTTATCAAGGTTATGATTACAAGGCACTCGGGAAGGTGGCAGATGAACTGATCATTATGGCGTATGCCTATGAAGGGGAGAAGGGGCCGGAACCTTTAAAACGTGTTGATGACGCGATTAAACTCGCGATGCAGGAGACTTCGAAGGACAAGCTGCTGCTCGGCATTTCGATGGGGAGCGAGAATGAACAGTCGATTTCCAGTAAAATTGGTCTTGCCAAACGATATGATCTTAAGGGGATAGCGATCTGGCGGATCGGACTGATCGGTGACTCCTCTCTTGCGAAAATGAACGAGAGTACGATGAGGGCAAGCGGACAATAG